GCACCATCTAATCCATATTTGTCGCGCATTTCTACAGCGCGTTCTGGTGTGTTTACATCACCATTACCAAAAACAGGAATGTGCATTCTAGGATTATTCTTTACATCGGCTATTTGCTCCCATTTTGCATCACCCTTATACATTTGCTTACGCGTACGACCGTGAATGGCTATTGCAGCACAACCTACATCCTGTAAGCGTTCTGCCACCTCAACAATTTTTATAGACTCTTCATCCCAACCCAATCTGGTTTTTACAGTAACTGGCAATTTCGTGTGTTTTACCATAGCTTCAGTTAAAGAAACCATTAAATCTATATCCTTTAAAATTCCAGCACCAGCGCCTTTTGAAACGACTTTCTTTACAGGACAACCAAAATTAATATCTATGATATCTGGTCCAGAAGCTTCAACAATCTCCACACTTTTTAGCATAGATTCTAAGTTGGCACCAAAAATCTGAATCCCAACAGGTCTTTCCTTCTCATAAATATCAAGCTTCATCACACTTTTTGCCGCATCTCGAATTAAACCTTCCGAAGAAATAAATTCAGTATACACAACATCTGCACCTTGTTCCTTACAGAGTGCACGAAATGGTGGATCACTAACATCTTCCATTGGTGCTAACAACAATGGGAAATTACCTACGTCTATATCGCCTATCTTAGCCAAATGCTTAAATTTTAATGCAAAAATAAGAGTTTAAGCAAGAACTATCTAAACAGAAGTAATTAAAGCACCTTTAAAATTGATTGCATTTTAAAATAGCGATTTGAAAACCACTATATTTGCAGCCTTATTTAGACGTAGACTATGAAGCATATTCGCAATTTTTGTATCATCGCCCATATTGATCACGGTAAATCTACCTTGGCAGATCGCCTTTTAGACTTTACAGGATCTGTAACTGCTCGAGAAGCACAGGCACAACTGTTAGACAGTATGGATTTGGAGCGAGAACGTGGTATTACCATAAAATCTCACGCCATACAGATGAATTACACACACAAAGGCGAAGAATATACC
This region of Croceibacter atlanticus HTCC2559 genomic DNA includes:
- the dusB gene encoding tRNA dihydrouridine synthase DusB, whose translation is MAKIGDIDVGNFPLLLAPMEDVSDPPFRALCKEQGADVVYTEFISSEGLIRDAAKSVMKLDIYEKERPVGIQIFGANLESMLKSVEIVEASGPDIIDINFGCPVKKVVSKGAGAGILKDIDLMVSLTEAMVKHTKLPVTVKTRLGWDEESIKIVEVAERLQDVGCAAIAIHGRTRKQMYKGDAKWEQIADVKNNPRMHIPVFGNGDVNTPERAVEMRDKYGLDGAMIGRASIGYPWFFREVKHFFETGKHLPPPNMIERLDAARRHLQMSIDWKGEKLGVFETRRHYTNYFKGIPHFKEYRMKMVTSDDSKDVFAVFDEVEKEFGDYQFV